One window of Candidatus Thermoplasmatota archaeon genomic DNA carries:
- a CDS encoding DUF6293 family protein — protein MKVLISTYGFDERKVVAAMSKLAYDKLVLVVGDDVLETQGYLRLKKMESIGPSKMETVTVDVHDFRDCLDNVDRAIRKWDVEENKVVLNISGGTVILADAALLAGYHNGVEIYHVDEKVTKLPVIKGMKIGDRFTEPQTLLIKALEADDTIPRLAERLKSTGIDEQAVRREIRMLSNKGVIGQRLEKGQIRLDFKEGQEWFKRFL, from the coding sequence TTGAAAGTCCTCATATCGACATATGGGTTCGACGAGAGGAAGGTAGTCGCGGCTATGTCGAAGCTCGCGTACGACAAGCTCGTGCTGGTCGTCGGCGATGACGTTCTGGAAACGCAGGGCTATCTCCGGCTGAAGAAGATGGAGAGCATCGGACCGAGCAAGATGGAGACCGTCACCGTGGACGTCCACGACTTCCGGGACTGCCTGGACAATGTGGATCGGGCGATCAGGAAGTGGGATGTGGAGGAGAACAAGGTCGTCCTGAACATCAGTGGTGGGACCGTGATCCTGGCGGACGCTGCCCTCCTGGCGGGATACCACAACGGCGTCGAGATCTACCACGTGGATGAGAAGGTGACGAAGCTGCCCGTCATCAAGGGCATGAAGATAGGCGATCGGTTCACCGAGCCGCAGACGCTTCTGATCAAGGCCCTTGAGGCGGACGACACCATCCCGAGGCTCGCGGAGAGACTCAAGAGCACTGGAATCGACGAGCAGGCTGTCAGGCGGGAGATCCGTATGCTGTCCAACAAAGGCGTGATAGGGCAGCGGCTCGAGAAGGGTCAGATACGTCTGGACTTCAAGGAGGGGCAGGAGTGGTTCAAGCGGTTCCTATAG